From Nicotiana tabacum cultivar K326 chromosome 22, ASM71507v2, whole genome shotgun sequence, one genomic window encodes:
- the LOC107799570 gene encoding uncharacterized protein LOC107799570 isoform X8: MSLGEVISHTPVHQQLSHLHKDLSSLLECFTSIAQVPCLLEVVLQYARWREHVPLYQLISSSSPQWKLLRGAEAEAVPEAEVGAGLRLELEQQHQ, from the exons ATGAGTCTTGGTGAAGTTATTTCTCATACTCCCGTGCACCAG CAGCTTTCACATTTACACAAAGATCTTTCTTCCCTACTAGAGTGCTTTACATCAATAGCTCAG GTACCCTGTTTGCTGGAGGTTGTATTGCAATATGCCAG gtggcgagaacacgtacctcTTTATCAACTGATCAGTAGCTCAAGCCCCCAGTggaagctcctacgaggggcagaggctgaggccgtgccagaggccgaggtaggggcagggctcaggctagagctcgagcagcaacaccagtAA
- the LOC107799570 gene encoding uncharacterized protein LOC107799570 isoform X5, with the protein MKSRGPYKKIQGGDGQEVQDLTRSLCMSLGEVISHTPVHQQLSHLHKDLSSLLECFTSIAQVPCLLEVVLQYARFMLLSCPSLVTTSPRLGSTLISTCGRLY; encoded by the exons ATGAAGTCACGAGGACCTTACAAGAAAATTCAAG GAGGAGATGGACAAGAAGTGCAAGACCTCACCAGGTCTTTATGCATGAGTCTTGGTGAAGTTATTTCTCATACTCCCGTGCACCAG CAGCTTTCACATTTACACAAAGATCTTTCTTCCCTACTAGAGTGCTTTACATCAATAGCTCAG GTACCCTGTTTGCTGGAGGTTGTATTGCAATATGCCAG GTTCATGttattgtcgtgtcctagccttgtcactacttcaccgaggttaggatcaacacttatcagtacatgtggtcgtttgtactga
- the LOC107799570 gene encoding uncharacterized protein LOC107799570 isoform X9, which produces MSLGEVISHTPVHQLSHLHKDLSSLLECFTSIAQVPCLLEVVLQYARWREHVPLYQLISSSSPQWKLLRGAEAEAVPEAEVGAGLRLELEQQHQ; this is translated from the exons ATGAGTCTTGGTGAAGTTATTTCTCATACTCCCGTGCACCAG CTTTCACATTTACACAAAGATCTTTCTTCCCTACTAGAGTGCTTTACATCAATAGCTCAG GTACCCTGTTTGCTGGAGGTTGTATTGCAATATGCCAG gtggcgagaacacgtacctcTTTATCAACTGATCAGTAGCTCAAGCCCCCAGTggaagctcctacgaggggcagaggctgaggccgtgccagaggccgaggtaggggcagggctcaggctagagctcgagcagcaacaccagtAA
- the LOC107799570 gene encoding uncharacterized protein LOC107799570 isoform X7 produces the protein MKSRGPYKKIQGGDGQEVQDLTRSLCMSLGEVISHTPVHQVPCLLEVVLQYARWREHVPLYQLISSSSPQWKLLRGAEAEAVPEAEVGAGLRLELEQQHQ, from the exons ATGAAGTCACGAGGACCTTACAAGAAAATTCAAG GAGGAGATGGACAAGAAGTGCAAGACCTCACCAGGTCTTTATGCATGAGTCTTGGTGAAGTTATTTCTCATACTCCCGTGCACCAG GTACCCTGTTTGCTGGAGGTTGTATTGCAATATGCCAG gtggcgagaacacgtacctcTTTATCAACTGATCAGTAGCTCAAGCCCCCAGTggaagctcctacgaggggcagaggctgaggccgtgccagaggccgaggtaggggcagggctcaggctagagctcgagcagcaacaccagtAA
- the LOC107799570 gene encoding uncharacterized protein LOC107799570 isoform X1: protein MKSRGPYKKIQGGDGQEVQDLTRSLCMSLGEVISHTPVHQQLSHLHKDLSSLLECFTSIAQVPCLLEVVLQYARWREHVPLYQLISSSSPQWKLLRGAEAEAVPEAEVGAGLRLELEQQHQ from the exons ATGAAGTCACGAGGACCTTACAAGAAAATTCAAG GAGGAGATGGACAAGAAGTGCAAGACCTCACCAGGTCTTTATGCATGAGTCTTGGTGAAGTTATTTCTCATACTCCCGTGCACCAG CAGCTTTCACATTTACACAAAGATCTTTCTTCCCTACTAGAGTGCTTTACATCAATAGCTCAG GTACCCTGTTTGCTGGAGGTTGTATTGCAATATGCCAG gtggcgagaacacgtacctcTTTATCAACTGATCAGTAGCTCAAGCCCCCAGTggaagctcctacgaggggcagaggctgaggccgtgccagaggccgaggtaggggcagggctcaggctagagctcgagcagcaacaccagtAA
- the LOC107799570 gene encoding uncharacterized protein LOC107799570 isoform X3, translating to MKSRGPYKKIQGGDGQEVQDLTRSLCMSLGEVISHTPVHQQLSHLHKDLSSLLECFTSIAQVPCLLEVVLQYARFWYWTALIRVGSLPSVHRRPKVARTRTSLSTDQ from the exons ATGAAGTCACGAGGACCTTACAAGAAAATTCAAG GAGGAGATGGACAAGAAGTGCAAGACCTCACCAGGTCTTTATGCATGAGTCTTGGTGAAGTTATTTCTCATACTCCCGTGCACCAG CAGCTTTCACATTTACACAAAGATCTTTCTTCCCTACTAGAGTGCTTTACATCAATAGCTCAG GTACCCTGTTTGCTGGAGGTTGTATTGCAATATGCCAG attctgGTATTGGACCGCATTGATTAGAGTTGGTtcgctgccttcagtccataggagacccaag gtggcgagaacacgtacctcTTTATCAACTGATCAGTAG
- the LOC107799570 gene encoding uncharacterized protein LOC107799570 isoform X10, which produces MKSRGPYKKIQGGDGQEVQDLTRSLCMSLGEVISHTPVHQVPCLLEVVLQYARFWYWTALIRVGSLPSVHRRPKVARTRTSLSTDQ; this is translated from the exons ATGAAGTCACGAGGACCTTACAAGAAAATTCAAG GAGGAGATGGACAAGAAGTGCAAGACCTCACCAGGTCTTTATGCATGAGTCTTGGTGAAGTTATTTCTCATACTCCCGTGCACCAG GTACCCTGTTTGCTGGAGGTTGTATTGCAATATGCCAG attctgGTATTGGACCGCATTGATTAGAGTTGGTtcgctgccttcagtccataggagacccaag gtggcgagaacacgtacctcTTTATCAACTGATCAGTAG
- the LOC107799570 gene encoding uncharacterized protein LOC107799570 isoform X2, translating into MKSRGPYKKIQGGDGQEVQDLTRSLCMSLGEVISHTPVHQLSHLHKDLSSLLECFTSIAQVPCLLEVVLQYARWREHVPLYQLISSSSPQWKLLRGAEAEAVPEAEVGAGLRLELEQQHQ; encoded by the exons ATGAAGTCACGAGGACCTTACAAGAAAATTCAAG GAGGAGATGGACAAGAAGTGCAAGACCTCACCAGGTCTTTATGCATGAGTCTTGGTGAAGTTATTTCTCATACTCCCGTGCACCAG CTTTCACATTTACACAAAGATCTTTCTTCCCTACTAGAGTGCTTTACATCAATAGCTCAG GTACCCTGTTTGCTGGAGGTTGTATTGCAATATGCCAG gtggcgagaacacgtacctcTTTATCAACTGATCAGTAGCTCAAGCCCCCAGTggaagctcctacgaggggcagaggctgaggccgtgccagaggccgaggtaggggcagggctcaggctagagctcgagcagcaacaccagtAA
- the LOC107799570 gene encoding uncharacterized protein LOC107799570 isoform X6, producing MKSRGPYKKIQGGDGQEVQDLTRSLCMSLGEVISHTPVHQLSHLHKDLSSLLECFTSIAQVPCLLEVVLQYARFMLLSCPSLVTTSPRLGSTLISTCGRLY from the exons ATGAAGTCACGAGGACCTTACAAGAAAATTCAAG GAGGAGATGGACAAGAAGTGCAAGACCTCACCAGGTCTTTATGCATGAGTCTTGGTGAAGTTATTTCTCATACTCCCGTGCACCAG CTTTCACATTTACACAAAGATCTTTCTTCCCTACTAGAGTGCTTTACATCAATAGCTCAG GTACCCTGTTTGCTGGAGGTTGTATTGCAATATGCCAG GTTCATGttattgtcgtgtcctagccttgtcactacttcaccgaggttaggatcaacacttatcagtacatgtggtcgtttgtactga
- the LOC107799570 gene encoding uncharacterized protein LOC107799570 isoform X4, translated as MKSRGPYKKIQGGDGQEVQDLTRSLCMSLGEVISHTPVHQLSHLHKDLSSLLECFTSIAQVPCLLEVVLQYARFWYWTALIRVGSLPSVHRRPKVARTRTSLSTDQ; from the exons ATGAAGTCACGAGGACCTTACAAGAAAATTCAAG GAGGAGATGGACAAGAAGTGCAAGACCTCACCAGGTCTTTATGCATGAGTCTTGGTGAAGTTATTTCTCATACTCCCGTGCACCAG CTTTCACATTTACACAAAGATCTTTCTTCCCTACTAGAGTGCTTTACATCAATAGCTCAG GTACCCTGTTTGCTGGAGGTTGTATTGCAATATGCCAG attctgGTATTGGACCGCATTGATTAGAGTTGGTtcgctgccttcagtccataggagacccaag gtggcgagaacacgtacctcTTTATCAACTGATCAGTAG